From the Musa acuminata AAA Group cultivar baxijiao chromosome BXJ1-2, Cavendish_Baxijiao_AAA, whole genome shotgun sequence genome, one window contains:
- the LOC135605890 gene encoding transcription factor PCF6-like, whose amino-acid sequence MELEENNHACKRSWAAGNGGQAAKIGRTEHQDEDEEDGERKGGGGADTSRWGPWQHHPSSRIFRVSRASGGKDRHSKVYTAKGLRDRRIRLSVSTAIQFYDLQDRLGYDQPSKAIEWLIKAAAAAINELPPLDCFPKPPDPCGDETMNADRDVEPSYDQQQQQQHPSNKSGCSSSSDTSKGSSVLSLSRPESSIKARERARGREAKNKEDRDDSGYIVASHHRNLNPQTSSFTELLTGGSNRAIPVAAGDGNSSHNCIQKQVSNADYFGQDCLFAQSQRSHPLPSGFSSQSHFGNSSPTGMLSFNIAAAGDHPEMQQFSSLQDHLFPFAATGNYNHNFSISSGLAGFNRGTLQSNSPAHLPQLHHDSHNHLQRLSSTVDGSNLQFFFGSAAAAANAENQLPAAFDGRLQLYYGDGYRHSDLKGKGKS is encoded by the coding sequence ATGGAATTGGAGGAGAACAACCACGCTTGCAAGCGTTCTTGGGCGGCGGGCAATGGCGGTCAGGCGGCCAAGATAGGGCGCACGGAGCAccaggacgaggacgaggaggacGGCGAGAGGAAAGGTGGAGGAGGAGCTGATACTAGCCGCTGGGGCCCCTGGCAGCATCACCCGTCGTCCAGGATCTTCCGGGTTTCGCGTGCTTCCGGCGGAAAGGACCGGCACAGCAAGGTCTACACGGCGAAGGGCCTCCGCGACCGGAGGATCCGCCTTTCCGTCTCCACCGCCATCCAGTTCTACGACCTTCAAGACCGCCTCGGCTATGACCAGCCTAGCAAGGCCATCGAGTGGCTAATCAAAGCTGCCGCGGCTGCCATCAATGAGCTCCCTCCCCTCGATTGCTTCCCCAAGCCTCCTGATCCTTGTGGGGACGAGACGATGAATGCCGATCGAGATGTCGAGCCGAGCTACgaccagcagcagcaacagcaacacCCGTCGAACAAATCCGGCTGCAGTAGCTCCTCGGATACCAGCAAAGGCTCCTCCGTCTTGTCGCTCTCACGACCGGAGAGCAGCATCAAGGCCAGGGAGCGAGCACGAGGACGAGAAGCAAAGAATAAAGAGGATAGAGACGATAGCGGCTACATTGTCGCCTCTCATCATCGGAACCTGAACCCTCAGACCTCCTCTTTCACGGAGCTTCTCACCGGCGGCAGTAACAGAGCCATCCCTGTTGCCGCAGGCGACGGGAACTCCAGCCACAATTGCATTCAGAAGCAAGTCTCTAACGCGGACTACTTCGGCCAAGATTGTCTCTTTGCCCAGTCCCAAAGGAGTCACCCGCTGCCGTCAGGGTTTTCCTCCCAATCTCACTTCGGAAACAGCTCTCCGACGGGAATGCTGTCGTTCAACATTGCTGCCGCCGGCGACCATCCAGAGATGCAGCAGTTCTCTTCCCTGCAGGACCATCTCTTCCCCTTCGCGGCGACCGGCaactacaaccacaacttctccattTCGTCGGGTCTTGCAGGTTTCAACAGGGGGACCCTTCAGTCCAATTCACCAGCTCATTTGCCTCAGCTGCACCACGACAGTCACAACCACCTACAGAGGCTCTCTTCTACCGTCGACGGATCAAACCTGCAATTCTTCTTCGGTTCGGCTGCAGCCGCCGCCAACGCAGAGAACCAACTTCCGGCAGCGTTCGACGGCCGCCTGCAGCTCTACTACGGGGATGGCTATCGGCATTCAGACCTGAAGGGCAAGGGGAAGAGCTGA